The following are encoded in a window of Halorarum salinum genomic DNA:
- a CDS encoding 5'-deoxyadenosine deaminase: MLLAGTVIADSETVIEDGAVVVEGDTVVAVGDRAALADEFPDHERTGYDVIAPGVVGGHVHSVQSLGRGIADDVPLLDWLFDHVLPMEAGLDAEGMRLGAELGYLECIESGVTAVIDHLSVHHAAEAFEAAEELGIRARMGKVLMDRDSPDGLREDADEALAESEELIRRYHGEGGGRIRYAVTPRFAVSCTEECLRGARELADAHDGVRIHTHASENRDEIAAVEKDTGMRNVHWLDEVGLTGEDVVLAHCVHTDESERELLAETGTHVTYCPSSNMKLASGIAPVPDYVRRGVNVALGNDGPPCNNTLDPFTEMRQASLLQKVSELDATATPAELVFEMATENGARAAGFERVGRLREGWKADVVGLTTDVTRATPLHDPLSHLVFAAHGDDVEFTMVDGEVLYRDGELLTGDAAAVRRRAREYDVPTA; this comes from the coding sequence GAGTTCCCCGACCACGAGCGTACGGGCTACGACGTGATCGCCCCGGGCGTCGTCGGCGGCCACGTCCACTCCGTCCAGTCGCTCGGCCGCGGCATCGCCGACGACGTCCCGCTGCTCGACTGGCTGTTCGACCACGTGCTCCCGATGGAGGCGGGCCTCGACGCCGAGGGGATGCGGCTGGGCGCCGAACTCGGCTACCTCGAGTGCATCGAGTCCGGCGTCACCGCCGTCATCGACCACCTCTCGGTGCACCACGCCGCCGAGGCGTTCGAGGCGGCCGAGGAACTCGGCATCCGGGCGCGGATGGGGAAGGTGCTGATGGACCGCGACTCCCCCGACGGCCTGCGCGAGGACGCCGACGAGGCGCTCGCCGAGTCCGAGGAGCTGATCCGGCGCTATCACGGCGAAGGCGGGGGCCGCATCAGGTACGCGGTCACCCCGCGCTTCGCCGTCTCCTGCACCGAGGAGTGCCTCCGCGGCGCGCGCGAACTCGCGGACGCACACGACGGCGTGCGGATCCACACCCACGCCAGCGAGAACCGCGACGAGATCGCCGCCGTGGAGAAGGACACGGGGATGCGGAACGTCCACTGGCTCGACGAGGTGGGACTCACCGGCGAGGACGTGGTGCTCGCCCACTGCGTCCACACCGACGAGTCCGAGCGCGAACTCCTCGCGGAGACCGGAACCCACGTCACCTACTGCCCGTCCTCGAACATGAAACTCGCCTCCGGCATCGCGCCGGTCCCGGACTACGTGCGCCGGGGGGTCAACGTCGCGCTCGGCAACGACGGGCCGCCCTGTAACAACACGCTCGACCCGTTCACGGAGATGCGGCAGGCGAGCCTGCTCCAGAAGGTGTCGGAACTGGACGCGACCGCGACCCCGGCGGAACTCGTCTTCGAGATGGCGACCGAGAACGGCGCCCGCGCGGCGGGCTTCGAGCGCGTCGGCAGGCTTCGGGAGGGGTGGAAGGCGGACGTCGTCGGCCTCACGACCGACGTGACGAGGGCGACCCCGCTCCACGACCCGCTCTCCCATCTGGTGTTCGCCGCCCACGGCGACGACGTCGAGTTCACGATGGTCGACGGCGAGGTGCTCTACCGGGACGGCGAGCTGTTGACCGGCGACGCGGCGGCCGTCCGCCGCCGCGCGCGCGAGTACGACGTTCCGACGGCCTGA